The Candidatus Thermokryptus mobilis genome contains a region encoding:
- a CDS encoding DUF4292 domain-containing protein, with amino-acid sequence MAKFKKVTLILLAVLLSSCAPTKKVMIEPSVEIALTKIRSRNEGIKNLTAAGKITIELQEHSNSANFELEIKRPDTLFMKVKTIFGINIGEIKVYGDGFELNDRFNDRMLYGNVGDYMKRFVGLNLSTGELVNLFLACPNVGEIENSEDFIIYTREDEYEKIFKFNDELELESYILSKDGFVLFEVRYSKFIDLGGVTLPRVVKIYDDSGRALHLTFSEIKLIRVNERKS; translated from the coding sequence GTGGCAAAATTTAAAAAAGTCACTCTAATTTTACTTGCCGTTTTACTTTCATCTTGTGCCCCTACGAAAAAGGTCATGATTGAGCCAAGCGTTGAAATCGCCTTGACAAAGATTCGTTCAAGAAATGAGGGTATAAAAAATTTGACCGCTGCTGGGAAAATCACAATTGAATTACAAGAGCATTCAAATTCTGCAAACTTTGAACTTGAGATAAAAAGACCTGATACGCTCTTTATGAAAGTTAAAACAATCTTTGGGATAAATATCGGAGAGATAAAAGTTTATGGCGATGGATTTGAGTTAAACGACAGGTTTAACGATAGGATGCTTTATGGCAATGTTGGGGATTACATGAAAAGATTTGTGGGTTTAAATCTTTCAACAGGAGAACTTGTAAATCTATTTCTTGCATGCCCAAATGTTGGCGAAATTGAGAACAGCGAGGATTTTATAATTTACACAAGAGAGGACGAATATGAGAAAATTTTTAAGTTCAATGATGAACTTGAGCTTGAAAGTTATATTCTATCAAAGGATGGGTTTGTGCTTTTTGAGGTTAGATATTCAAAATTCATTGATCTTGGTGGTGTGACTTTGCCAAGGGTTGTGAAGATTTATGACGATTCTGGGCGAGCACTTCATCTGACTTTTTCGGAAATAAAATTGATACGGGTGAATGAGAGAAAAAGTTAA
- a CDS encoding endonuclease III domain-containing protein: MREKVKMRKIAQAIEKFFSSRKDKKIDPLDILIATILSQNTNDLNSAKAFENLKTRFPRFEDIINADVKQIEEAIKIGGLAHQKAVRIKKLLTELKEKVGRLDLSFLSKISVEEGIKFLTTFKGVGLKTASCVLLFGFNKDVFPVDTHIHRILNRVGVVKTKTPDETFHKVKNLIPSGSAYVLHTGLIKFGRLICRARNPLCGVCPIYSICKFRDKKFFKDKSKGLGLKLTKKGEFILLDEI, translated from the coding sequence ATGAGAGAAAAAGTTAAGATGAGAAAGATTGCTCAAGCTATTGAGAAATTTTTCAGTTCAAGGAAGGATAAAAAGATCGATCCGCTTGATATTTTAATCGCTACGATACTTTCTCAAAACACAAACGATTTGAACAGTGCAAAGGCTTTTGAAAATTTGAAGACGAGGTTTCCACGATTTGAGGATATCATTAATGCTGATGTTAAGCAAATAGAGGAAGCTATTAAAATTGGGGGACTTGCGCATCAAAAAGCGGTCAGGATAAAAAAGTTGCTTACTGAGTTGAAGGAGAAAGTTGGGCGTCTTGACCTATCTTTTCTTTCTAAAATTTCGGTTGAAGAGGGAATTAAGTTTTTGACGACATTTAAAGGTGTAGGTTTGAAGACAGCAAGTTGTGTTTTACTTTTTGGTTTCAATAAGGATGTTTTTCCTGTTGACACCCACATACATAGAATTCTTAATAGGGTTGGTGTCGTTAAAACTAAAACGCCAGATGAAACATTTCACAAGGTTAAAAATTTAATTCCTTCTGGTTCAGCATATGTGCTTCACACAGGACTTATAAAGTTCGGGCGTTTGATATGTCGCGCGAGAAACCCTTTGTGTGGAGTTTGTCCAATTTACAGCATTTGTAAATTTAGGGATAAGAAATTTTTTAAAGACAAAAGCAAGGGTTTGGGACTTAAACTGACTAAGAAAGGGGAGTTTATTTTGCTTGATGAAATTTAA
- a CDS encoding N(4)-(beta-N-acetylglucosaminyl)-L-asparaginase: protein MVGRREFLKNSILFGLGTLVFKRMKFFPFVETSKAESQSRPVLISTWRQGIAANEMGIKVLSEGGTALDAVELGVRTAEDDPRVMSVGYGGLPDECGHVTLDACIMDWQFNAGAVAFVQKCKNPVSVARKVMELTKHVFIVGDGADRFAKMIGFPEVDLLTDEARKRWLEWKRNISQNDNWLSPEENHDTIAMLALDGQGRVAGAVTTSGLAWKIHGRVGDSPIIGAGLYVDGEVGAAGSTGVGEAVIRTCGSFLVVEYMRNGMHPQKAVEETLKRVLKVNKKWIDKDPNFQVAFIAVNLKGEIGAMGLRKGFQYALYKDGKNQFLDAPNLI, encoded by the coding sequence ATGGTTGGGCGGAGAGAATTTCTAAAAAATTCAATTCTTTTCGGATTAGGAACTTTAGTTTTCAAAAGGATGAAATTTTTTCCGTTTGTTGAAACATCAAAGGCAGAATCTCAAAGTCGTCCAGTTTTAATTTCAACTTGGAGGCAGGGTATAGCAGCAAATGAGATGGGGATTAAGGTTTTATCTGAAGGTGGAACGGCGCTTGATGCAGTTGAACTCGGTGTGAGAACAGCTGAGGATGACCCGAGGGTGATGAGCGTAGGATATGGAGGGCTTCCGGATGAATGTGGGCATGTTACGCTTGATGCTTGCATAATGGATTGGCAATTTAACGCTGGAGCAGTTGCCTTTGTTCAGAAATGTAAAAATCCCGTTTCGGTCGCAAGGAAAGTTATGGAATTAACAAAGCATGTTTTCATAGTGGGTGATGGCGCTGATAGGTTCGCTAAAATGATAGGCTTCCCCGAGGTTGACCTTTTAACTGATGAAGCAAGGAAAAGATGGCTTGAATGGAAAAGAAATATAAGCCAAAACGATAACTGGCTCTCACCTGAGGAAAATCACGACACAATCGCAATGCTTGCACTTGACGGACAGGGAAGAGTAGCTGGAGCTGTCACAACAAGTGGTCTAGCTTGGAAAATCCACGGCAGAGTTGGTGATTCTCCAATAATTGGCGCTGGACTTTATGTTGATGGTGAGGTTGGCGCAGCAGGTTCAACTGGGGTAGGCGAAGCGGTTATAAGAACATGCGGAAGTTTTCTCGTAGTTGAATATATGAGAAACGGGATGCACCCGCAAAAGGCAGTTGAAGAGACATTGAAAAGGGTTCTAAAAGTTAACAAAAAGTGGATTGACAAAGACCCGAATTTCCAAGTTGCGTTTATAGCTGTAAATTTGAAGGGAGAAATTGGAGCAATGGGGCTTAGAAAAGGATTCCAGTATGCTCTCTATAAAGATGGCAAGAATCAATTCCTTGATGCGCCAAATCTTATATAA